TAGATCAGTTCCTTATATCCCAGACTTACCTGTCCGAACAGGGAGCGTACCGCCTTGCGTACCAATGCGTGTTCTGTCTCTATGCTGGAGTAGTTGGTAATATCCTGCAGGTCGGGTATCACTTGTGACTGTCCTGTTTGTATCATTGATTCATACTCGTAACGCATGACATTGCCGCCGGCAAAAGCCGAAACATCAAAATCCTTGAAACGTTTCTGGAAACGAAGCATCATTTCGAAGTTGTATTGCATCACGTTGTTGGTCATTTCTTTCATCAAGCCGTCCACGAAACCGGGAGTGTACATAGGCGTGAAGTCCGTAAACCGGAAAGTATAAGAATCCAGTCCTGCCTTGAAACTGGCTTGCAGGCAGTCCATAAAGGAATAATAGACACGTCCTTGTCCCATCAGGCGGTCGCGTTTCGATTTGTTGCTCATTTCATTGATTACCCAGTAAGGATTGATACGGTATTTGTCCCCGTTCCAGTCGTTGTAGCGTCCGGCTTCGTCTTTGTAGTTGGCTGCCAGCCATTTCTGGTCGAAGTTCGGTGCGATACCGATCAGGGCGTTACCTATATTGCTGGGACTGTCGGACAATGCCGGACGGTTCTTTACAGTCTCGTAGCTGTAAGTACCCTGTGCTTCTACTGTCAAGCGTTTGGTCATTTTGGCACTTCCCTTGAAAGAAACGCTTGTGCGGTTCAAGTCCGATTCGGGAACGATATCCCAGTTGCGCATATCCGATATGGATACACGGAAAGATGTGTTATCATTGGTCTTGTTGAAAGCTACGGCATTGGTCGTTGTGATGCCGGTGCGGAAAAAGCTCAATATGTTATTGTTCACATTTCCGTAGTTGCGCAATTCCCCGTTATAAATGTTGGCTTCCAGGCTCGGATCCAGTTTACCACCCCAAGACACTTGCGACGTGTTCGAGGCTGTCTCCGGGGACATCGGCGGGCGGCCGTCGCGTCCTTGTCCGTAGACACGCTGGTAATCGTCGAAGTTGCTTAACAGTTTTACGATACTGAGATTGGATGAAAATTCCACTCCGATTCCTTTCTTTTTGCCGGCGGACTTGGTGGTGATGAGTACGACACCATTGGAAGCTCTTGAACCGTAGAGTGCGGATGCCGAAGGACCTTTCAGAATGGAGATGTTTTCAATATCATCCGGATTGAGAGAGGAAAGCACATCGCCATAGTCGTATCCGCCCCATTTCCCGGCTCCTTCCAGTTCGGTGTTGTCTACCGGCATGCCGTCGATAACATACAACGGTTGGTTGGAACCGCTCAATTGCGAGTTACCGCGTATGATGACGCGTGTGGAACCTGAAGGGCCTGCAGTGGTGGAAGAGATATCGACGCCTGCTACTTTACCGGAGATGGCGGACATCACATTCTGCTCGTTACCGGCAGTCAGTGTTTCGTTATTTACTGAAGATACGGCATATCCCAAAGCTTTCGCTTCCCGTTTGATGCCGAGTGCCGTGACCACTACTTCGTCTATTTTTACTGTATTCTCTTCCAGGACTATTGTAAGTGTGGACTTTCCCTCTACCTTGACTTCCGTGGATTTCATACCTATATAGCTGACGTGGAGTGTGGCGTTGCGTGAAGATGCCTTAATGCTGAAATTACCGTTTATATCCGAGATTACTCCGATTTTATTGGCTTTATCCTGAATGGTGGCGCCGATAATGGGTTCTTTGTCTGCTCCGATCACTTTGCCGGACACCACGAACTGCGTTTGGGCAAATACTGTCAGACTGAAGCAGCATATATATACCATTAGAAAAAAACTCCTTAGGAAAATTCTTCTTTCGGACGAATGGAATGAATGAATTGAGTTTTTCACTTTTGTATCTTTTAAGGTTAGTAAT
The DNA window shown above is from Bacteroides faecium and carries:
- a CDS encoding SusC/RagA family TonB-linked outer membrane protein yields the protein MVYICCFSLTVFAQTQFVVSGKVIGADKEPIIGATIQDKANKIGVISDINGNFSIKASSRNATLHVSYIGMKSTEVKVEGKSTLTIVLEENTVKIDEVVVTALGIKREAKALGYAVSSVNNETLTAGNEQNVMSAISGKVAGVDISSTTAGPSGSTRVIIRGNSQLSGSNQPLYVIDGMPVDNTELEGAGKWGGYDYGDVLSSLNPDDIENISILKGPSASALYGSRASNGVVLITTKSAGKKKGIGVEFSSNLSIVKLLSNFDDYQRVYGQGRDGRPPMSPETASNTSQVSWGGKLDPSLEANIYNGELRNYGNVNNNILSFFRTGITTTNAVAFNKTNDNTSFRVSISDMRNWDIVPESDLNRTSVSFKGSAKMTKRLTVEAQGTYSYETVKNRPALSDSPSNIGNALIGIAPNFDQKWLAANYKDEAGRYNDWNGDKYRINPYWVINEMSNKSKRDRLMGQGRVYYSFMDCLQASFKAGLDSYTFRFTDFTPMYTPGFVDGLMKEMTNNVMQYNFEMMLRFQKRFKDFDVSAFAGGNVMRYEYESMIQTGQSQVIPDLQDITNYSSIETEHALVRKAVRSLFGQVSLGYKELIYIDATFRNDVSSTLSASNRSYFYPSVSGSLIFSNLFEHKDWLTFGKLRGSWAKVGGDTSPYQLQLEYGLKAYTNKGTSLGYIASGSVPNANLKPTSTYSFEVGLDVRFFDNRLGLDLTYYQQTTKDQILSLPLSQATGYKRAVINAGEIANKGIEASLSFVPVKTKNFTWDASVNFAKNYNEVVKLHDEVKDFELASARWANASIYASEGQPYGVIVGKKLKRTEKGDVIFENGLPTFDDKVSVLGNGNYDFTLGFRNAFTYKNLSMSVLFDMKFGADIYSMSAMQSHVNGTSKETLEGRQEWYRSEQKRQSAGVPAGNWIATGGYVGKGVMAIKNDDGEMMYVPNNVCVDPAKYWQALQTTSPEPFIYDNSFVKLREISLSYTCPKKWFVHTPIESITLSAYGRNLLLIYSNVDNIDPESSYNNGNGQGFEYGSLPSRRTFGFGINVKF